The following coding sequences lie in one Arachis ipaensis cultivar K30076 chromosome B05, Araip1.1, whole genome shotgun sequence genomic window:
- the LOC107643537 gene encoding uncharacterized protein LOC107643537 (The sequence of the model RefSeq protein was modified relative to this genomic sequence to represent the inferred CDS: added 61 bases not found in genome assembly) gives MAMAMQSGIGFSKILIIAGAGYTSTVLIKNGKLSDLIGELQLLVKGWEKSGDHSEGEGEYADAIAAQVRRLANEVRQLTSSRPITVLNGGSGESNLSSLVVPAAALGVVGYGYMWWKGISFSDLMYVTKRSMEKAVSDLTKKLQHASDVIADAKKHLTQRIQHLDDKMLKQNELARSIKDEVAGVRSTITNFHDDLGILHYTVGSLDERLATLSGMQDDANQGLAYLIDFVHGKTRKPPEFLQERLRISAKSRSVLTYQGAPSLMGLKDIAETMRSDLDRSASDGILSDGMDKLEHLRRPLLRAASTR, from the exons GCTACACCAGTACCGTCCTCATCAAGAACGGTAAACTTTCCGATTTAATTGGCGAGCTCCAG TTGTTGGTGAAGGGATGGGAAAAATCTGGCGATCACAGTGAAGGTGAAGGTGAATATGCTGATGCCATTGCTGCGCAG GTGCGTCGATTGGCAAATGAAGTTCGGCAGTTAACATCAAGCAGGCCAATTACAGTACTGAATGGGGGTTCTGGAGAAA GTAACTTATCTTCACTTGTGGTTCCAGCAGCTGCATTGGGTGTTGTGGGTTATGGTTACATGTGGTGGAAG GGAATCTCATTCTCAGATCTTATGTATGTCACTAAACGTAGTATGGAAAAAGCTGTTTCAGATTTGACAAAAAAGCTGCAGCATGCCTCAGATGTCATTGCT GATGCTAAGAAGCATTTGACACAGAGGATCCAACATTTGGATGACAAAATGCTCAAGCAGAATGAATTGGCACGGTCAATTAAGGATGAA GTTGCTGGGGTTCGAAGTACAATTACTAATTTCCATGATGACTTGGGAATCTTGCATTACACAGTGGGATCATTG GATGAAAGATTGGCTACACTAAGTGGCATGCAG GATGATGCAAATCAAGGTTTGGCGTACCTCATCGACTTCGTACATGGGAAAACCCGCAAACCACCTGAATTCTTGCAG GAGCGGCTGAGGATTTCTGCAAAATCCCGTAGTGTTCTCACATATCAGGGAGCTCCAAGTCTGATG GGACTCAAAGACATTGCGGAAACAATGCGTAGTGATTTAGACAGGTCAGCCTCTGACGGTATCTTATCAGATGGCATGGATAAGCTAGAGCATCTGCGAAGGCCATTGCTGAG GGCTGCTTCAACCAGGTGA